One genomic segment of Nonomuraea coxensis DSM 45129 includes these proteins:
- a CDS encoding ABC transporter substrate-binding protein, protein MTSARTRRFRRVNTLVAVTAALSLTACGGGSSGTPEPASRPAVAAKPLTAQQAGEEITKILGKLPELTGDTVRGINGKVVTVGGTGTNTKAGQHTLPGLDVGAKARLERANREGGVNGYTFDYAGFQDDNGQPAASQHATQSLVESEKVFALVPYVPASGVNGDYIIKHKVPTFGWLGQDFCAWDKNPWMFSTSGQASCPEALPGKVVGSSSALEQYLKASGKSASSIKYGVFASSDPYGKAGVISAKAIAANLGIDVVYAEADLPSATEPPLSDYTPIASRIMASGANVVSANVTAPALLGVLGALKSLGWTGDMLYGQAAQALLDNAGTAQTVDGMYGTTSQGALAFGEDKFAQVREDLKAIGSDAPPDGIGTVTTYWAADLFLQAFAKIEGEPTAEKLATVLNSGSFTYEAIPGVTCSQSWPAGRVLTPACAGVVKYDAAAKKLNPLTPLEDVGGYFIVDGQ, encoded by the coding sequence ATGACCTCTGCGCGCACCCGCCGGTTCCGGCGGGTCAACACCCTGGTCGCCGTGACGGCCGCCCTGTCGCTCACGGCCTGCGGCGGCGGCTCCTCCGGCACCCCCGAACCGGCCTCGCGCCCGGCGGTCGCGGCCAAGCCGCTGACCGCGCAGCAGGCGGGCGAGGAGATCACCAAGATCCTCGGCAAGCTGCCCGAGCTCACCGGCGACACCGTACGCGGCATCAACGGCAAGGTCGTCACCGTCGGCGGGACCGGGACCAACACCAAGGCGGGCCAGCACACCCTGCCGGGCCTCGACGTCGGCGCCAAGGCCCGCCTGGAGCGTGCCAACCGCGAGGGCGGCGTCAACGGCTACACCTTCGACTACGCGGGCTTCCAGGACGACAACGGGCAGCCGGCCGCCTCCCAGCACGCCACGCAGAGCCTGGTCGAGTCCGAGAAGGTCTTCGCCCTGGTGCCGTACGTGCCGGCGTCCGGCGTGAACGGCGACTACATCATCAAGCACAAGGTGCCGACGTTCGGCTGGCTGGGGCAGGACTTCTGCGCCTGGGACAAGAACCCGTGGATGTTCAGCACCTCGGGCCAGGCGTCGTGCCCGGAGGCGCTGCCGGGCAAGGTCGTCGGCTCGTCGTCGGCGCTGGAGCAGTATCTCAAGGCGTCGGGCAAGAGCGCCTCGTCGATCAAGTACGGCGTCTTCGCCTCGTCCGACCCGTACGGCAAGGCGGGCGTCATCTCGGCCAAGGCCATCGCCGCCAACCTCGGCATCGACGTCGTGTACGCGGAGGCGGACCTGCCGAGCGCCACCGAGCCCCCGCTGTCCGACTACACCCCGATCGCCTCGCGCATCATGGCGTCCGGCGCGAACGTCGTGTCTGCCAACGTCACCGCGCCCGCGCTGCTCGGCGTGCTGGGCGCGCTGAAGTCGCTGGGCTGGACCGGCGACATGCTCTACGGGCAGGCGGCGCAGGCGCTGCTCGACAACGCCGGCACCGCGCAGACGGTGGACGGCATGTACGGCACCACCTCCCAGGGCGCCCTGGCGTTCGGCGAGGACAAGTTCGCCCAGGTCAGGGAGGACCTGAAGGCCATCGGGTCGGACGCGCCGCCGGACGGCATCGGCACGGTGACGACCTACTGGGCGGCCGACCTCTTCCTCCAGGCGTTCGCCAAGATCGAGGGTGAGCCCACGGCGGAGAAGCTCGCCACGGTGCTGAACAGCGGCTCGTTCACCTACGAGGCCATCCCCGGGGTCACCTGCTCGCAGTCCTGGCCGGCCGGCCGGGTGCTCACCCCGGCGTGCGCGGGCGTGGTGAAGTACGACGCCGCCGCCAAGAAGCTGAACCCGCTGACGCCGCTGGAGGACGTGGGCGGCTACTTCATCGTCGACGGCCAGTAG
- a CDS encoding VOC family protein, whose product MTAYSLDHVALAVRRWAQAGPVLAGRFGGRWTGGHTQPTFRPAQLRYAGGMGVELLEPGAEPGSFVRRFLDGAQAPARPHHITFKVHDIRAVLAAARSLGFEPILVNLDNAFWQEAFLHPKATGLGFLVQVAQSDGLPAELPPDLPGAVRAPWPEPAAEAAALPVVMGRVANEDKARLVLRDLLGGAETTWGPGLSSYRWGTGSDLLLASGTEEPPGLRLLGFRQDGAAAWEPSCALRAAEDEPVVPELGIRVADLAGESRAQLTDSVPASR is encoded by the coding sequence TGGGCCCAGGCCGGGCCCGTCCTCGCCGGGCGGTTCGGCGGGCGCTGGACCGGCGGCCACACCCAGCCCACCTTCAGACCGGCCCAGCTCCGGTACGCCGGCGGCATGGGCGTCGAGCTCCTGGAGCCCGGCGCCGAGCCGGGGTCGTTCGTCCGGCGCTTCCTCGACGGGGCGCAGGCGCCGGCCCGGCCGCACCACATCACCTTCAAGGTGCACGACATCCGGGCCGTCCTCGCCGCGGCCAGGTCGCTGGGCTTCGAGCCGATCCTCGTCAATCTGGACAACGCGTTCTGGCAGGAGGCGTTCCTGCATCCCAAGGCCACCGGCCTCGGCTTCCTCGTCCAGGTGGCCCAGTCGGACGGGCTGCCCGCGGAGCTGCCCCCTGACCTGCCGGGCGCGGTGCGGGCCCCCTGGCCGGAGCCCGCCGCCGAGGCCGCCGCGCTGCCGGTCGTGATGGGGCGGGTGGCGAACGAGGACAAGGCGCGCCTGGTGCTCCGCGACCTGCTCGGCGGCGCGGAGACCACGTGGGGGCCGGGGCTCTCGTCCTACCGCTGGGGCACGGGGTCGGACCTGCTGCTCGCGTCCGGCACCGAGGAGCCGCCCGGGCTGCGGCTCCTCGGCTTCCGCCAGGACGGGGCGGCGGCCTGGGAGCCGTCCTGCGCGCTGCGGGCGGCCGAGGACGAGCCCGTCGTCCCCGAGCTCGGCATCCGGGTCGCCGACCTCGCCGGCGAGAGCCGCGCCCAGCTCACGGACTCCGTCCCGGCGAGCCGCTGA